A window of the Burkholderia sp. 9120 genome harbors these coding sequences:
- a CDS encoding bifunctional enoyl-CoA hydratase/phosphate acetyltransferase, protein MSEPRPHRHYDALIASCHALTPVRTAVAHPCDEVSLRGAVEASEAGLIVPTLIGPEGRIRRLAASLELDLAGCRVVDAPHSHAAAAKAVELVRAGEADALMKGSLHTDELLEEVVRKDTGIRTERRLSHVFIMDVPTYPKPLFITDAAVNIFPTLEQKADIVRNAIELAHALGIALPKVAVLSALETVTSKIPSTLDAAALCKMADRGQIGGAIIDGPLAFDNAISAQAAAIKHLNSPVAGDADILLVPDLEAGNMLAKELTYLAKADAAGIVLGARVPIILTSRADNERARMASCAVAALYAHRNRVVTQALDAIWDIQHA, encoded by the coding sequence ATGTCCGAGCCCCGTCCGCATCGGCACTACGATGCACTGATTGCCAGTTGCCATGCGCTCACGCCCGTGCGAACCGCCGTGGCTCACCCGTGCGACGAGGTCTCGTTGCGCGGCGCAGTGGAAGCTTCTGAGGCCGGCTTGATCGTGCCGACGCTGATCGGTCCGGAAGGCCGCATCCGTCGTCTGGCGGCGTCGCTCGAACTCGATCTGGCCGGCTGCCGCGTCGTCGATGCGCCGCATAGTCACGCGGCCGCCGCGAAGGCGGTCGAGCTGGTGCGCGCCGGCGAAGCGGACGCGCTGATGAAAGGCAGCCTGCATACGGATGAGCTGCTGGAGGAAGTGGTCCGCAAGGACACCGGCATTCGCACTGAGCGGCGTTTGAGTCACGTTTTCATCATGGACGTGCCGACCTATCCGAAGCCGCTTTTCATCACGGACGCCGCCGTCAACATCTTCCCGACGCTGGAACAGAAAGCCGACATCGTGCGCAACGCGATCGAACTCGCGCACGCGCTGGGGATCGCGTTGCCGAAAGTGGCGGTGCTGTCCGCGCTGGAAACCGTCACGTCGAAAATCCCATCGACGCTCGACGCCGCCGCGCTCTGCAAAATGGCCGATCGCGGGCAGATCGGCGGCGCGATCATCGACGGTCCGCTCGCGTTCGACAACGCGATCAGCGCGCAAGCGGCGGCGATCAAACATCTGAATTCGCCCGTGGCCGGCGACGCGGACATTCTGCTGGTGCCGGACCTCGAAGCCGGCAACATGCTGGCCAAGGAACTGACCTATCTGGCGAAGGCGGACGCGGCCGGCATCGTGCTCGGCGCGCGCGTGCCGATCATCCTGACGAGCCGCGCCGACAACGAGCGCGCCCGCATGGCGAGTTGCGCGGTCGCGGCGCTGTATGCGCATCGCAATCGCGTGGTCACGCAGGCGCTGGACGCGATCTGGGACATCCAGCATGCGTGA
- the atpG gene encoding ATP synthase F1 subunit gamma, whose protein sequence is MHIREIRSKIRSVSATRKITRAMEMMARTRMANAQRRARTFRPYAERIREIALRLREDSPDYVSPLFVKRARIARVGLIVVSTDRGLCGPLNSRLLMRCAESLNDWQRGGMEAEVIVIGARGAGPLMRHGAHIVARTAALSADLHFESFFGAVSVPLSGFLAGHLDEVYVAYNHLSSALSYEPRIDRILPLGEMRREGEEVEHAGAVRTEYLYEPSPKPVVDALLLRYVEALIYQAVAENNACEQCARMFAMQTATENADRVIRDLRHLYQKTRQAQITTELCEIVGGAAAV, encoded by the coding sequence ATGCACATCCGCGAAATCCGCTCGAAGATCCGCAGCGTGTCGGCGACCCGCAAGATCACCCGCGCGATGGAAATGATGGCGCGCACGAGAATGGCCAATGCGCAGCGGCGCGCCCGCACGTTCCGTCCGTACGCGGAACGGATCCGTGAAATCGCGCTGCGTTTACGCGAGGACAGTCCCGACTATGTGTCGCCGTTGTTCGTTAAGCGTGCCCGGATCGCGCGTGTCGGGCTGATCGTGGTCAGCACCGACCGTGGCCTGTGCGGCCCGCTCAATAGCCGGCTGCTGATGCGTTGCGCCGAAAGCCTCAATGACTGGCAACGCGGCGGCATGGAAGCCGAGGTAATCGTGATCGGCGCGCGCGGCGCCGGCCCGTTGATGCGGCACGGCGCCCATATCGTCGCGCGAACCGCCGCGTTGAGCGCGGATCTGCACTTCGAGTCTTTCTTCGGCGCGGTGAGCGTGCCGCTGAGCGGCTTTCTCGCCGGCCATCTCGACGAGGTCTATGTGGCGTACAACCACCTGAGCAGCGCGCTCTCGTATGAACCGCGCATCGACAGGATCTTGCCGCTCGGTGAAATGCGGCGCGAGGGCGAAGAAGTTGAGCATGCCGGCGCAGTGCGGACCGAATACCTGTATGAGCCGAGTCCTAAACCGGTGGTGGATGCGTTATTGCTCCGCTATGTCGAAGCGCTGATCTACCAGGCGGTGGCCGAGAACAACGCCTGCGAGCAATGCGCGCGGATGTTCGCGATGCAGACGGCGACCGAGAATGCCGACCGCGTGATTCGCGATCTGCGGCATCTGTATCAGAAGACCCGCCAGGCGCAGATCACGACGGAACTGTGCGAGATCGTCGGCGGCGCGGCGGCCGTGTAG
- a CDS encoding F0F1 ATP synthase subunit epsilon yields MESFMQVDILSVEQMLYSGKASFIVLPGEIGELGIFPRHAPLLTKIKPGVVTVHEQGTTVEQHIFVAGGILEVLPESVIVLADHAVRTPELDSTKANDARREAQTLRARYADTRRPGFDFAAAKAELADEIARFFMLALRRGAQE; encoded by the coding sequence ATGGAAAGTTTTATGCAAGTCGACATTCTGAGCGTCGAGCAGATGCTTTATTCCGGCAAGGCGAGCTTCATCGTGTTGCCCGGCGAGATCGGTGAACTCGGTATTTTCCCGCGACACGCGCCGCTGCTGACGAAAATCAAGCCGGGCGTGGTCACGGTTCACGAGCAAGGCACGACCGTCGAACAGCATATTTTCGTCGCGGGCGGCATTCTCGAGGTATTGCCCGAGTCCGTGATCGTGCTGGCGGATCACGCGGTTCGCACGCCGGAACTCGATTCCACCAAGGCCAACGACGCACGCCGCGAAGCGCAAACCTTGCGGGCGCGCTATGCGGACACGCGCCGCCCGGGTTTCGATTTCGCGGCGGCCAAAGCCGAACTCGCGGATGAAATAGCGCGCTTCTTCATGCTGGCGCTGCGGCGCGGCGCGCAGGAGTAG
- a CDS encoding sigma-54 dependent transcriptional regulator — translation MPHILIVDDDATMRDALAEVVVDLGHTACLAADGLSALALLDTEPVSAMFLDLRMPGIDGLEVLRRLRARPTAPAVTVLTAHATASNTIEAMRLGAFDHLTKPIGRADLAQVLQRMLSSVAESGASFPAEEAEAIIGSSEAMRTVQKTIGVLADSDATVLITGETGTGKEVVARAIHEHGLRHDQPFVAMNCAAIPVDLLESELFGHARGAFTGATADRDGAFRQAAHGTLFLDEIGDMDMAMQAKILRALQERVVVPVGGKPVPVDVRVIAATHRDLLRSVRDGSFREDLFYRLHVVPIHLPPLSARIADIVPLAEYFLTRVAAGKRLSADAAALLIRFAWPGNVRELKNAMERAAVMVRGEYIHATDLTFLQDARSPHDSALEFDWPDEDLPSALARLEEMLIRRALRHSGNNRTDAARRLNVNRQLLYAKLKRYGIDVADSGRDTEAG, via the coding sequence ATGCCCCACATCCTGATCGTCGACGACGACGCCACCATGCGCGACGCGCTCGCCGAAGTCGTGGTCGATCTCGGCCACACCGCCTGTCTCGCCGCCGATGGTTTGAGCGCGCTGGCCCTGCTCGACACCGAGCCGGTCAGCGCGATGTTTCTCGATCTGCGCATGCCCGGCATCGACGGACTCGAGGTGCTGCGCCGGTTGCGCGCGCGGCCCACGGCGCCGGCGGTGACGGTGCTGACTGCGCACGCCACCGCGTCCAATACGATCGAGGCGATGCGCCTGGGCGCGTTCGATCATCTGACCAAGCCGATTGGCCGCGCCGATCTCGCGCAGGTGCTGCAGCGCATGCTGTCGAGCGTCGCCGAGTCGGGCGCGAGCTTTCCGGCGGAAGAGGCCGAGGCGATCATCGGTTCGAGCGAGGCGATGCGGACCGTGCAGAAGACCATCGGCGTGCTCGCCGATAGCGACGCCACCGTGCTGATCACCGGCGAGACCGGCACCGGCAAGGAAGTCGTGGCGCGGGCGATTCACGAACACGGGCTGCGTCACGACCAGCCGTTCGTCGCGATGAATTGCGCGGCGATTCCGGTCGATCTGCTGGAGAGCGAGTTGTTCGGTCACGCGCGCGGCGCGTTCACCGGCGCCACCGCCGATCGCGACGGCGCATTTCGTCAGGCCGCGCACGGCACGCTGTTTCTCGACGAGATCGGCGATATGGACATGGCGATGCAGGCCAAGATTCTGCGCGCGTTGCAGGAGCGGGTGGTCGTGCCGGTCGGCGGCAAACCGGTGCCGGTCGACGTGCGCGTAATCGCCGCGACTCACCGTGATCTGCTGCGCAGCGTGCGTGACGGGAGTTTTCGGGAGGACCTGTTTTACCGGCTGCACGTGGTGCCGATTCATCTGCCGCCGCTGTCGGCACGCATTGCGGATATCGTGCCGCTCGCCGAGTATTTTCTGACGCGCGTGGCTGCGGGCAAGCGCCTGTCCGCCGATGCCGCCGCGTTGCTGATCCGCTTTGCGTGGCCCGGCAATGTGCGCGAACTGAAGAACGCGATGGAGCGCGCCGCGGTGATGGTGCGCGGCGAATACATCCACGCGACGGACCTGACGTTTTTGCAGGACGCGCGCTCGCCGCACGATTCGGCGCTCGAATTCGACTGGCCGGATGAGGACTTGCCTTCCGCGCTGGCAAGGCTCGAAGAGATGCTGATTCGCCGCGCGCTCCGCCATAGCGGCAACAATCGCACCGATGCCGCGCGGCGTTTGAACGTCAACCGGCAACTGCTGTATGCCAAGCTCAAGCGCTATGGGATCGATGTAGCGGATTCGGGCCGGGATACGGAGGCGGGGTGA
- a CDS encoding HAMP domain-containing sensor histidine kinase, which translates to MLRSLRGRLIVLLALLVVAAGATAWLMVGLFHQSAAAQVGQAAAENARACDAIASAYRLHSADWGAAPPALDDTAARGRLSAVVQNALRNRPGVQGGIWHGDTGSLAYAFPTYDGAAPRTDPPGGELPRIREINAAALTSDRAASQRYGARSQTLLISACPLPGPIPHLTAWTMTWTFTFAGRSYYQLMAGQAVLLVTVLIAAALLTHLTMTWSRHVSQIETALSSYDVADLPVLPPTRERELDRIVLALNEAGRRLSVARQRGDTLARQMATAERLAAIGRVAAGVAHEIRNPIAAMRLKAESAVAGGAERQPQALRVILGEIERLDALVRRLLSITEHDEPKRELIEVSAFLDACVAQHTERAAARQLTIASSADWQEARFDPDQVQRALDNLILNAINAAPAGSRIEVAALRRAEALVLSVHDRGSGPPADIQDHLFEPFVTGRPDGTGLGLSIVREVAVAHGGAARFVSTDHGTTFEIILPCPTS; encoded by the coding sequence ATGCTTCGATCGTTACGCGGCCGGCTGATCGTGCTGCTTGCACTGCTGGTCGTCGCCGCAGGCGCAACCGCCTGGCTGATGGTGGGGCTGTTCCATCAATCGGCGGCCGCACAGGTCGGCCAGGCCGCCGCGGAAAACGCTCGCGCCTGCGATGCAATCGCGTCGGCCTACCGTCTGCATAGCGCCGACTGGGGGGCCGCGCCGCCCGCGCTCGACGACACCGCCGCGCGCGGCCGTCTGAGCGCCGTCGTGCAGAACGCGTTGCGCAACCGGCCGGGCGTGCAGGGCGGCATCTGGCACGGCGACACGGGCTCGCTCGCCTACGCGTTTCCGACTTACGACGGCGCCGCGCCGCGCACCGACCCGCCAGGCGGCGAGCTACCACGCATTCGCGAGATCAATGCCGCCGCGCTGACCAGCGACCGCGCGGCCAGTCAGCGCTACGGCGCGCGCTCGCAAACGTTGCTGATCTCAGCCTGTCCGCTGCCGGGGCCAATCCCGCATCTGACGGCGTGGACGATGACCTGGACCTTCACCTTCGCGGGCCGCAGCTACTATCAACTGATGGCGGGGCAAGCCGTGCTGCTGGTGACGGTGCTGATCGCAGCCGCGCTGCTGACACATCTGACGATGACCTGGTCGCGCCATGTGTCGCAGATCGAGACGGCGCTCAGTTCGTACGACGTGGCCGACCTGCCGGTGTTGCCGCCCACCCGCGAGCGCGAGCTGGACCGCATCGTCCTCGCGCTGAACGAGGCCGGCCGGCGGCTATCGGTCGCGCGGCAGCGGGGCGACACGCTCGCGCGGCAGATGGCGACCGCCGAGCGTCTCGCCGCGATCGGCCGGGTGGCCGCCGGCGTCGCGCATGAGATCCGCAACCCGATCGCGGCGATGCGGCTGAAAGCGGAAAGCGCGGTCGCGGGCGGCGCCGAGCGTCAGCCGCAAGCGTTGCGCGTGATTCTCGGCGAGATCGAACGGCTCGACGCGCTGGTGCGCCGGTTACTGAGCATCACCGAACACGACGAACCGAAACGCGAGCTGATCGAAGTCAGCGCGTTTCTCGACGCCTGCGTCGCTCAACATACGGAGCGCGCCGCCGCCAGACAATTGACGATCGCGAGTTCGGCCGACTGGCAGGAGGCGCGCTTCGACCCGGACCAGGTGCAGCGCGCGCTCGACAATCTGATTCTGAACGCGATCAACGCCGCGCCGGCCGGCAGCCGGATCGAGGTCGCCGCGCTGCGTCGCGCGGAGGCGCTGGTGCTGTCCGTGCACGATCGCGGCTCGGGGCCACCCGCCGATATCCAGGATCATCTGTTCGAACCCTTCGTGACCGGACGGCCCGACGGCACCGGTTTAGGCTTGTCGATCGTGCGCGAAGTCGCGGTGGCGCACGGCGGCGCCGCGCGTTTCGTATCGACCGACCACGGCACTACTTTCGAGATCATCCTGCCATGCCCCACATCCTGA
- a CDS encoding efflux RND transporter periplasmic adaptor subunit, producing MKRTNLKWPALAVLVLLIVVAVWLLFFRHPARKTPAVPPGTPVSAVAAKLADVPVYIDSLGTVTPTRTVTIITQVNGILDSVDFKEGQLVHRGQVIARIDSRALEAQLVQAQGTLTHDKAALANAQLDLQRYRQLIKVGSITQQTLDTQIATVNENQGTVVSDTGNVKNLQVQVSYCTITSPVDGVVGLRLVDPGNYITTTSTTGVAVITQLQPATIVYAVPEDYLGQIHRAMSRGAVAVLAYDRDKKTLLSHGTLLAVDNQVDTATGTVKVKAEFPQSGDALFPNQFVNARMQADTLRQIPVIPTAAIQHGTNGDFVFVVGAGNKVALRNVKAGPVSGDNTAILDDGVKAGEQVVTDGADKLDNGSAVRVVAGPPAGASGASASASATAGAAASSAASASSAPSASSAAASPASN from the coding sequence GTGAAAAGAACCAACCTGAAATGGCCGGCGCTCGCCGTCCTCGTGCTGCTGATCGTGGTGGCCGTCTGGTTGCTTTTCTTCCGGCATCCCGCGCGCAAGACGCCGGCCGTGCCGCCCGGCACGCCGGTCTCGGCGGTCGCGGCGAAACTGGCCGACGTGCCGGTCTATATCGATTCGCTCGGCACGGTCACGCCGACGCGCACCGTGACCATCATCACCCAGGTCAACGGCATTCTCGATTCGGTCGACTTCAAGGAAGGCCAACTGGTGCATCGCGGCCAGGTGATCGCGCGGATCGATTCGCGCGCGCTCGAAGCGCAACTGGTGCAGGCGCAAGGCACGCTGACGCACGACAAGGCCGCGCTCGCCAACGCGCAACTCGATCTGCAACGCTACCGTCAGTTGATCAAGGTCGGTTCGATCACACAGCAGACGCTCGACACGCAGATCGCGACCGTCAACGAAAATCAGGGCACGGTGGTGTCCGACACCGGCAACGTGAAGAACCTGCAGGTGCAGGTCAGCTACTGCACGATCACGTCGCCGGTGGACGGCGTGGTCGGTCTGCGCCTGGTCGATCCGGGCAACTACATCACGACGACCAGCACGACCGGCGTCGCGGTCATCACGCAGTTGCAGCCGGCGACCATCGTGTACGCGGTGCCGGAAGACTATCTCGGCCAGATTCATCGCGCCATGTCGCGTGGTGCGGTCGCCGTGCTCGCCTACGACCGCGACAAGAAAACGCTGCTGTCGCACGGCACCTTGCTCGCCGTGGACAACCAGGTCGACACCGCCACCGGCACGGTCAAGGTGAAGGCGGAGTTCCCGCAGTCCGGCGACGCGCTGTTTCCAAACCAGTTCGTCAATGCGCGGATGCAGGCGGATACGCTCCGGCAGATTCCGGTGATCCCGACCGCGGCGATCCAGCACGGCACGAACGGCGATTTCGTATTCGTGGTCGGCGCGGGCAACAAGGTGGCGCTGCGCAATGTGAAGGCGGGGCCGGTTAGCGGCGACAACACGGCGATTCTCGACGACGGCGTGAAAGCCGGCGAGCAGGTGGTGACGGACGGCGCCGACAAGCTCGATAACGGCTCCGCGGTGCGGGTGGTGGCGGGGCCGCCGGCTGGGGCGTCTGGAGCGAGCGCGTCGGCATCGGCAACGGCGGGCGCGGCGGCATCCTCCGCCGCCAGCGCCTCAAGTGCTCCAAGTGCTTCAAGCGCCGCCGCCTCTCCCGCCTCCAACTAA
- a CDS encoding efflux RND transporter permease subunit, whose protein sequence is MNISRPFIERPIATTLLMIAVLLAGLLGYHLLPVSALPEVDYPTIQVYTQYPGASPDVVSSSITAPLEVQLGEMAGLKTMNSTSSNGVSVITLEFDLSLSLDVAEQEVQAAINASASYLPANLPYPPVYSKVNPADAPVLTLSLTSNTLPLTKIEDLADTRLAQKISQISGVGLVTISGGQRPAVRIEANSGALNSLGLSLDDVRTALGNANVNQAKGNLDGKYQAYSIGANDQLQSADQYPDIVLAYKNGAPIRLAQIATSVQAAEDVQQAAWTNSTPSIVLNIQRQPGANVIDVVDRVQRLLPQLRASLPATLKVAVLTDRTQTIRASVTDVEYELAVAVALVVMVIFIFLRKVAATVIPAVTVPLSLIGTLAVAYGLGFSLNNLTLMSLTIATGFVVDDAIVMIENITRYIEAGDTPMQAALKGSKQIGFTIISLSVSLIAVMIPLLFMGDVVGRLFREFALTLAIAIVISAFVSLTLTPMMCSRMFKAHEEEHRVDFFDRVNRRYVQGLGWVLEHRGLTLLSVALTAALTFAILLLMPKGFFPEQDTGLIEGISQAAPSISFPYMVQKQQQLVGDLLKDPAVASLSSFVGINQTSPTLNQGTVLINLKDKGDRDSSAAVIRRLSDATASLAGMRLFLHPVQDLTLDDTISTTSYRVGLQATDPNVLNVWTGKLIGALKKDPAFADVQSQASQQGNQIQLTFDRATASRLGVTPQAIDDVLYDAFGQRQVSTIYTQLNQYHVVLVADKTSGNLSDLLSGLYVDTASGSVAPLASMATMKLVHAPVTINRQGQFPYADVSFNLQPGYTLGTAVTRLADIEKQIGLPMTVQASLEGTAATFQSSLSNEAFLVGAAIIVVYLMLGVLYESFIHPVTILSTLPSAALGALLALVITGTQFDIIGLIGIVLLIGIVMKNAIMMIDFALELERNEKLPAVEAIRRAAELRFRPILMTTMASLFGAVPLAFGTGMGSELRHPLGIAIIGGLVISQLLTLFSTPVMYLAMHRVEDRFSKRDQPAPAAE, encoded by the coding sequence ATGAACATCTCGCGCCCCTTCATCGAGCGGCCGATCGCGACCACGCTGCTGATGATCGCCGTGCTGCTGGCCGGCCTGCTCGGCTATCACCTGCTGCCCGTCTCCGCGTTGCCCGAGGTCGACTACCCGACCATCCAGGTCTACACGCAGTATCCCGGCGCGAGCCCGGACGTGGTCAGCTCGTCGATCACCGCGCCGCTCGAAGTGCAACTCGGCGAAATGGCCGGCCTGAAGACCATGAATTCGACCAGTTCGAACGGCGTCTCGGTCATCACGCTGGAGTTCGACCTGTCGCTGTCGCTCGACGTCGCCGAACAGGAAGTGCAGGCGGCGATCAACGCGTCCGCGAGCTACCTGCCGGCCAACCTGCCCTATCCGCCGGTCTACAGCAAGGTCAATCCCGCCGACGCCCCGGTGCTGACTTTGTCGCTGACCTCGAACACGCTGCCGCTCACCAAAATCGAAGACCTCGCCGACACCCGTCTCGCGCAGAAGATCTCGCAGATCTCCGGCGTCGGCCTCGTGACGATCAGCGGCGGCCAGCGCCCGGCGGTGCGCATCGAAGCGAATTCGGGCGCGCTGAACTCGCTCGGCCTCTCGCTCGACGACGTACGCACCGCGCTCGGCAACGCCAACGTCAACCAGGCCAAGGGCAATCTGGACGGCAAGTACCAGGCGTATTCGATCGGCGCGAACGACCAGTTGCAATCGGCCGACCAGTACCCCGACATCGTGCTCGCGTACAAGAACGGCGCGCCGATCCGGCTCGCGCAGATCGCCACCTCCGTGCAGGCCGCCGAAGACGTCCAGCAGGCCGCCTGGACCAACAGCACGCCGTCCATCGTGCTGAACATCCAGCGGCAACCGGGCGCCAACGTGATCGACGTGGTGGACCGCGTACAGAGGCTGTTGCCGCAATTGCGCGCCAGCCTGCCGGCCACCCTCAAGGTCGCGGTGCTGACCGACCGCACGCAGACCATCCGCGCGTCGGTCACGGATGTGGAATACGAACTCGCGGTGGCAGTCGCGCTGGTCGTGATGGTGATCTTCATCTTCCTGCGCAAGGTGGCCGCCACGGTGATTCCGGCGGTGACGGTGCCGCTCTCGCTGATCGGCACGCTCGCCGTCGCGTACGGCCTGGGCTTCTCGCTGAACAATCTGACGCTGATGTCGCTGACCATCGCGACCGGCTTCGTGGTCGACGACGCGATCGTGATGATCGAAAACATTACGCGCTACATCGAGGCCGGCGACACACCGATGCAAGCCGCGCTCAAAGGCTCGAAACAGATCGGCTTCACGATCATCTCGCTGTCGGTGTCGCTGATCGCGGTGATGATTCCGCTGCTGTTCATGGGCGACGTGGTCGGCCGGTTGTTCCGCGAATTCGCGCTGACGCTGGCCATCGCGATCGTGATCTCGGCATTCGTCTCGCTAACGCTCACGCCGATGATGTGCTCGCGCATGTTCAAGGCGCACGAAGAGGAACACCGCGTTGATTTCTTCGACCGCGTGAATCGCCGCTATGTGCAGGGCCTCGGCTGGGTGCTGGAGCATCGCGGTTTGACGCTGCTCTCCGTGGCGCTGACCGCCGCGCTGACCTTCGCCATTCTGCTGCTGATGCCGAAGGGCTTCTTCCCCGAACAGGACACCGGCCTGATCGAAGGCATTTCGCAGGCGGCGCCGAGCATATCGTTTCCGTACATGGTGCAGAAGCAACAGCAACTGGTAGGCGATCTGCTGAAGGATCCGGCGGTGGCGAGTCTGTCGTCGTTCGTCGGCATCAATCAGACGAGCCCGACGCTCAACCAGGGCACCGTGCTGATCAACCTGAAGGACAAAGGCGATCGCGACAGCAGCGCCGCCGTGATCCGGCGTCTGTCGGACGCGACCGCGAGCCTCGCCGGCATGCGGTTGTTCCTGCATCCGGTGCAGGATCTGACGCTCGACGACACGATCTCGACCACCAGCTACCGCGTCGGCCTGCAGGCCACGGACCCGAACGTGCTGAACGTATGGACGGGCAAGCTGATCGGCGCGCTTAAAAAAGACCCGGCCTTCGCCGACGTGCAAAGCCAGGCGTCGCAACAAGGCAACCAGATTCAACTGACGTTCGACCGCGCCACCGCGTCGCGCCTGGGCGTCACGCCGCAAGCGATCGACGACGTGCTGTACGACGCGTTCGGCCAGCGCCAGGTATCGACCATTTACACGCAGCTGAATCAGTATCACGTCGTGCTGGTCGCCGACAAAACCTCGGGCAACCTGTCCGACCTGCTCTCCGGCCTCTACGTGGATACCGCGTCGGGCAGCGTCGCGCCGCTCGCGAGCATGGCGACGATGAAGCTGGTCCATGCGCCGGTCACGATCAACCGCCAGGGGCAGTTCCCGTATGCCGACGTGTCGTTCAATCTGCAGCCCGGCTATACGCTCGGCACGGCCGTCACGCGGCTTGCGGACATCGAGAAACAGATCGGCCTGCCGATGACCGTGCAGGCGTCGCTGGAAGGCACGGCGGCGACCTTCCAGTCGTCGCTGTCGAACGAGGCGTTTCTGGTCGGCGCGGCGATTATCGTCGTGTATCTGATGCTCGGCGTGCTGTACGAAAGCTTTATTCACCCGGTAACGATTCTGTCGACACTGCCGTCGGCGGCGCTCGGCGCCTTACTCGCGCTGGTGATCACCGGCACGCAGTTCGACATCATCGGGTTGATCGGGATCGTGCTGCTGATCGGCATCGTCATGAAAAACGCCATCATGATGATCGACTTCGCGCTCGAGCTGGAGCGCAACGAAAAGCTCCCTGCGGTGGAAGCGATCCGCCGCGCCGCCGAACTGCGTTTCCGGCCGATCCTGATGACCACGATGGCCTCGCTATTCGGCGCGGTGCCGCTCGCGTTCGGCACCGGCATGGGTTCGGAATTGCGGCATCCGCTGGGGATCGCGATTATCGGCGGGCTGGTGATCAGCCAGTTGCTGACGCTGTTCTCCACGCCGGTCATGTATCTCGCGATGCACCGCGTCGAGGATCGCTTCAGCAAACGCGACCAACCCGCGCCTGCGGCGGAGTGA